One genomic window of Mus musculus strain C57BL/6J chromosome 16 genomic patch of type FIX, GRCm38.p6 PATCHES MG3833_MG4220_PATCH includes the following:
- the Gm52241 gene encoding uncharacterized protein Gm52241 — translation MCSPQILQVGPRPSSPQSPPGPGPTSGTSYPPSLAPPSLSTFPQSRNFCGCRGLRPPRAQLLAASARRGTAVALGSDRRPGSISGSVSHALRPPRPAPLQPVSGAALTLTSGGRPLHLRGRAGRVGHWKRLRGGRPSARGRVRIQAPLLRPGPGPAAGRGSGAPLYRAGLGSRAAGAQGEGGGADWRGARSAGQERMNVLWDHVV, via the exons ATGTGTTCACCCCAGATTCTCCAG GTGGGACCCCGCCCTTCCAGCCCTCAGTCTCCACCCGGCCCTGGTCCAACATCTGGAACCTCGTACCCTCCATCCCTGGCCCCGCCGTCGCTGTCAACTTTCCCGCAAAGCCGCAACTTTTGCGGCTGCCGCGGGCTCCGCCCTCCCAGGGCCCAGTTGCTAGCGGCCAGCGCGCGGCGTGGCACTGCGGTGGCCCTCGGGAGCGACCGGCGACCCGGCTCCATCTCTGGCAGCGTGAGCCATGCCCTGCgtcccccccgccccgccccgctgcAGCCTGTCTCCGGAGCGGCGCTGACACTCACCTCCGGAGGACGCCCTCTTCATCTTCGGGGTCGAGCGGGGCGCGTCGGGCACTGGAAGCGGCTTCGGGGCGGGCGCCCGTCTGCGCGCGGCCGGGTCCGCATCCAGGCGCCGCTGCTCCGGCCCGGTCCCGGCCCGGCCGCGGGACGAGGCTCCGGCGCTCCGCTCTACCGGGCCGGGCTGGGCTCGCGGGCTGCGGGCGCACAGGGTGAGGGCGGCGGCGCGGACTGGCGGGGCGCTCGCAGCGCGGGCCAGGAGAGGATGAATGTTTTATGGGATCATGTGGTTTGA
- the Rtn4r gene encoding reticulon-4 receptor precursor, translating to MKRASSGGSRLLAWVLWLQAWRVATPCPGACVCYNEPKVTTSCPQQGLQAVPTGIPASSQRIFLHGNRISHVPAASFQSCRNLTILWLHSNALARIDAAAFTGLTLLEQLDLSDNAQLHVVDPTTFHGLGHLHTLHLDRCGLRELGPGLFRGLAALQYLYLQDNNLQALPDNTFRDLGNLTHLFLHGNRIPSVPEHAFRGLHSLDRLLLHQNHVARVHPHAFRDLGRLMTLYLFANNLSMLPAEVLMPLRSLQYLRLNDNPWVCDCRARPLWAWLQKFRGSSSEVPCNLPQRLADRDLKRLAASDLEGCAVASGPFRPIQTSQLTDEELLSLPKCCQPDAADKASVLEPGRPASAGNALKGRVPPGDTPPGNGSGPRHINDSPFGTLPSSAEPPLTALRPGGSEPPGLPTTGPRRRPGCSRKNRTRSHCRLGQAGSGASGTGDAEGSGALPALACSLAPLGLALVLWTVLGPC from the exons ATGAAGAGGGCGTCCTCCGGAG GAAGCAGGCTGCTGGCATGGGTGTTATGGCTACAGGCCTGGAGGGTAGCAACACCATGCCCTGGTGCTTGTGTGTGCTACAATGAGCCCAAGGTAACAACAAGCTGCCCCCAGCAGGGTCTGCAGGCTGTGCCCACTGGCATCCCAGCCTCTAGCCAGCGAATCTTCCTGCATGGCAACCGAATCTCTCACGTGCCAGCTGCGAGCTTCCAGTCATGCCGAAATCTCACTATCCTGTGGCTGCACTCTAATGCGCTGGCTCGGATCGATGCTGCTGCCTTCACTGGTCTGACCCTCCTGGAGCAACTAGATCTTAGTGATAATGCACAGCTTCATGTCGTGGACCCTACCACGTTCCACGGCCTGGGCCAcctgcacacactgcacctaGACCGATGTGGCCTGCGGGAGCTGGGTCCCGGCCTATTCCGTGGACTAGCAGCTCTGCAGTACCTCTACCTACAAGACAACAATCTGCAGGCACTCCCTGACAACACCTTTCGAGACCTGGGCAACCTCACGCATCTCTTTCTGCATGGCAACCGTATCCCCAGTGTGCCTGAGCACGCTTTCCGTGGCCTGCACAGTCTTGACCGCCTCCTCTTGCACCAGAACCATGTGGCTCGTGTGCACCCACATGCCTTCCGGGACCTTGGCCGCCTCATGACCCTCTACCTGTTTGCCAACAACCTCTCCATGCTGCCTGCAGAGGTCCTAATGCCCCTGAGGTCTCTGCAGTACCTGCGACTCAATGACAACCCCTGGGTGTGTGACTGCCGGGCACGTCCACTCTGGGCCTGGCTGCAGAAGTTCCGAGGTTCCTCATCAGAGGTGCCCTGCAACCTGCCCCAACGCCTGGCAGACCGTGATCTTAAGCGCCTCGCTGCCAGTGACCTAGAGGGCTGTGCTGTGGCTTCAGGACCCTTCCGTCCCATCCAGACCAGTCAGCTCACTGATGAGGAGCTGCTGAGCCTCCCCAAGTGCTGCCAGCCAGATGCTGCAGACAAAGCCTCAGTACTGGAACCCGGGAGGCCAGCTTCTGCCGGAAACGCCCTCAAGGGACGTGTGCCTCCCGGTGACACTCCACCAGGCAATGGCTCAGGCCCTCGGCACATCAATGACTCTCCATTTGGAACTTTGCCCAGCTCTGCAGAGCCCCCACTGACTGCCCTGCGGCCTGGGGGTTCCGAGCCACCAGGACTTCCCACCACTGGTCCCCGCAGGAGGCCAGGTTGTTCCCGGAAGAATCGCACCCGCAGCCACTGCCGTCTGGGCCAGGCGGGAAGTGGGGCCAGTGGAACAGGGGACGCAGAGGGTTCAGGGGCTCTGCCTGCTCTGGCCTGCAGCCTTGCTCCTCTGGGCCTTGCACTGGTACTTTGGACAGTGCTTGGGCCCTGCTga